The sequence GCTCAAGCCACGCGCCGATTCGGCGATAAGCTGGTCGATTGCCGCACAATCGTCAAGACTCGCTTTGCGCAGGGTAACATCCATCATAGAATCCGCATCCGATCCATTCATAACCATCGACGGTACACCCTGAGGGCTGTATCAGCATACAAAGTGACAAAGATCTCGATCATCCTCAGCCCAGCCGCCGCGCCTGCGCCTGCGGGAACGGAGCGCTCCACGATTTGACCTCTTCATAGACCTGCGTGGTCTGCGGCAGCGGCGCGATGTCCATCTGCGCGCGCAGGTTGCGCACACAGCGCTCGTACGTGGCGAGCGCCTGCCGCCGGTTGCCCTGGCGGGCATACGCCTGCATCAGCAGCACATAGGCTGCTTCCCAGCACGGATCGCGCATCAGGATCATCTCGCACCACGGGATCGCCTCGGCTGGCTGATCGCGGCTGATCAGCAGCTCGGCCAGCGTCGTGAGCGCCTCAAGATAGACCGTCGCCAGCCGCTCGCGCTCGTTCTGTGCCCACTCCTCATACAGCCAATCGCTCAGATAATCGCCCCGGTAGAGATCGACCGCCGCGCTCAGCGTCATCTGAGCAGCGGCCAGATGCGCGTCGTCGTCGCCAGCGGCAAGCTGTAGCTTCGCGTTGGCAATGCGCGACTCGAACTCATCGACATCCAGCCACACGCCGTCGAGCGCAATGAAACGATAGGCGCTGCCCTGACGCCGAATGTAGAACG is a genomic window of Herpetosiphonaceae bacterium containing:
- a CDS encoding bacterial transcriptional activator domain-containing protein; amino-acid sequence: EVTAREWQRKKAAQLFALLLANRHRWLLREQICEHLWPEESPSEAESHFKVTLNAVNVALEPARPPRTPPFYIRRQGSAYRFIALDGVWLDVDEFESRIANAKLQLAAGDDDAHLAAAQMTLSAAVDLYRGDYLSDWLYEEWAQNERERLATVYLEALTTLAELLISRDQPAEAIPWCEMILMRDPCWEAAYVLLMQAYARQGNRRQALATYERCVRNLRAQMDIAPLPQTTQVYEEVKSWSAPFPQAQARRLG